In Candidatus Sedimenticola sp. (ex Thyasira tokunagai), the following proteins share a genomic window:
- a CDS encoding 3-keto-5-aminohexanoate cleavage protein — translation MKPVIAGWKYEKLIINAALTGMIPQKKDTPEVPITAQEIIEDAKRCHKVGASIVHIHARDADGIPTWRPETYAEIIGGIREKCPDLIICASTSGRNFQELEKRSAILFLEGDLKPDLASLTLGSFNFPKQASINPPDIIKSLATLMKERGIKPELEIFDLGMLDYAHHLIEKELIDNPAHINLFLGSLGTLSATPSNLAALLNSLPKESIWSATGIGRFQNYVNNMAIASGGHIRVGLEDNIWYDHERTILATNEMLVIRAVATAQGMGREIATPTEARKRLGLQTS, via the coding sequence ATGAAACCCGTCATTGCTGGCTGGAAGTATGAGAAGCTGATTATCAACGCCGCCTTAACCGGCATGATTCCGCAAAAGAAGGACACACCTGAGGTGCCAATTACGGCACAAGAGATTATTGAAGACGCCAAGCGCTGCCATAAAGTAGGGGCAAGCATTGTACATATACATGCCAGGGATGCAGATGGCATACCCACCTGGCGGCCTGAAACCTATGCAGAGATCATAGGTGGAATAAGGGAGAAGTGTCCGGATCTCATCATCTGTGCAAGTACAAGCGGTAGAAATTTTCAGGAGCTGGAGAAGCGTTCTGCAATTCTCTTTCTCGAAGGCGACTTAAAACCAGACCTTGCGTCCCTCACTTTAGGGTCATTCAACTTCCCAAAGCAAGCATCGATAAACCCGCCTGATATCATAAAGTCTCTCGCCACCCTGATGAAAGAGAGGGGTATAAAACCGGAACTTGAGATATTTGACCTTGGAATGCTTGATTATGCCCACCATCTAATTGAAAAGGAGTTGATTGACAACCCCGCTCACATCAATCTATTTCTGGGCTCTCTTGGAACCTTGAGTGCTACACCTTCCAACCTCGCTGCACTTCTCAACTCACTACCCAAGGAGAGTATCTGGAGCGCTACGGGTATCGGTCGTTTTCAAAATTATGTCAATAACATGGCGATTGCATCAGGCGGCCATATCCGCGTGGGCCTTGAGGATAATATCTGGTACGACCACGAGCGGACGATATTGGCGACTAATGAGATGCTTGTAATACGGGCGGTTGCAACAGCGCAGGGGATGGGCAGGGAGATTGCGACACCTACTGAGGCGAGAAAGAGGCTCGGCCTGCAGACAAGTTAG
- a CDS encoding AMP-binding protein: MLQCSSFFLPLVVGATIKIVPHETASNGRALSSVIERAGITVLQATPATFRMLVAGGWQYTHKLRVLCGGETLQDDLAQEILTRCDALWNMYGPTETTIWSSVKRIINDTDPVTIGNPIAGTQMYILNNSMQPVPVGVEGELYIAGDGVAHGYLGRPDLTAERFPENPFSKIPNARMYRTGDRVRVLRNMELEYLGRTDFQVKIRGYRIELGEIESVTNRFEKVQQCIVTVKKNSSDDQVLVAYVLPIEGSQRFDVRELKKFLERNLPKYMIPSIFVIVDDFSLTPNGKVDRNALPEPDYHHSDNNRNISLPEDQLEKQLLYLWEKVLNIHPVSVDEDFFELGGHSLLAMSLIGEIEQAFGGDVPATAIFQAPTIKQFAKMLRSSGYETSWRSLLPIQPHGSRSPLFYIGSTNNAVKLAPYLSVDQPVYGLNLFGIDIPETGLVDLDVAWVARDFLEEIKRVQPLGPYQLCGYCGDAKVTYEIAQQLIDQGEVVELLALIDTVWEYEHGTWYVRNRHRLNNFLKLGFGYLGYKLSRRYRQFEKRIMANNKEVFSASESQEVSELVKQHKQLIEAYQTANAQYEIKDYQGEITLFLSKEWQFKSRRKMEHLAKEGLLINEVNGFHHNLFEAGQIEHLGSLLNNYLTD, from the coding sequence ATACTTCAGTGCTCGAGCTTTTTCTTACCGCTTGTTGTTGGTGCGACAATCAAGATCGTCCCTCATGAAACAGCTTCAAACGGTAGGGCGCTGAGTAGTGTAATTGAGAGAGCCGGCATCACTGTCCTGCAGGCAACACCAGCCACGTTCCGCATGTTGGTTGCCGGTGGCTGGCAATATACCCACAAACTTCGCGTTCTCTGTGGCGGAGAGACTCTGCAGGATGACTTGGCACAAGAGATACTCACCCGTTGTGATGCCTTATGGAACATGTATGGTCCAACTGAAACGACCATCTGGTCCTCGGTAAAAAGGATCATCAATGATACAGATCCGGTTACTATCGGAAATCCAATAGCCGGCACTCAGATGTATATTCTTAACAACTCAATGCAACCTGTACCAGTGGGGGTGGAAGGGGAATTATATATTGCAGGTGATGGTGTTGCACATGGGTATCTTGGTAGACCTGATCTTACAGCGGAGCGTTTTCCAGAAAATCCATTCTCAAAGATTCCAAATGCACGAATGTATAGAACGGGTGATCGTGTCAGAGTATTGAGAAATATGGAGCTCGAATATCTTGGTCGGACTGATTTCCAAGTGAAAATCAGGGGGTACAGAATTGAACTTGGAGAGATTGAGTCGGTTACAAATCGGTTTGAGAAAGTGCAGCAGTGCATTGTCACTGTCAAGAAAAACAGCTCTGATGATCAGGTACTTGTGGCCTATGTGCTACCAATAGAAGGCAGCCAACGATTTGATGTAAGAGAACTAAAAAAGTTTTTGGAGAGAAATCTACCTAAATACATGATCCCATCAATATTCGTTATTGTTGATGACTTTTCGCTTACACCAAATGGTAAGGTGGACCGTAATGCATTGCCTGAACCGGATTATCATCATTCTGATAACAACAGAAATATCTCCCTGCCGGAGGATCAACTAGAAAAACAGCTGCTTTATCTATGGGAGAAGGTGTTAAATATACATCCAGTGAGTGTCGATGAAGATTTCTTTGAACTCGGGGGGCACTCCCTACTTGCTATGAGCCTCATAGGGGAGATAGAGCAAGCATTTGGCGGGGATGTACCTGCAACGGCAATTTTTCAGGCGCCGACGATAAAACAGTTTGCTAAAATGTTACGTAGTAGTGGATATGAAACATCCTGGCGTTCACTACTACCTATCCAACCGCATGGTTCACGTTCCCCACTGTTTTATATCGGCTCTACCAATAATGCAGTCAAACTGGCACCTTATCTCAGTGTTGACCAGCCTGTATATGGCCTTAACCTTTTTGGTATCGATATTCCTGAAACGGGTTTGGTTGATCTTGATGTAGCGTGGGTTGCACGGGATTTTCTGGAAGAGATTAAGCGGGTGCAGCCGCTTGGTCCTTATCAACTCTGTGGGTATTGTGGTGATGCAAAGGTTACCTATGAGATTGCTCAGCAGTTAATAGATCAGGGAGAGGTGGTTGAGCTATTGGCACTTATCGATACGGTCTGGGAGTATGAGCATGGAACCTGGTATGTTCGAAATCGTCATCGGCTGAACAACTTTCTTAAACTCGGATTTGGCTATCTGGGCTACAAGTTAAGTAGGAGATACCGGCAATTCGAAAAACGTATCATGGCTAATAACAAGGAAGTGTTTTCTGCGTCGGAGTCGCAAGAAGTTTCAGAGCTGGTTAAACAGCATAAGCAACTGATTGAGGCGTATCAGACAGCAAATGCTCAATATGAAATCAAAGATTACCAAGGGGAAATTACTCTCTTTCTCTCAAAAGAGTGGCAGTTTAAAAGTAGGAGAAAAATGGAACATTTAGCAAAAGAAGGCCTTTTGATAAATGAAGTGAATGGATTTCACCACAATCTGTTTGAAGCGGGTCAGATTGAACATCTGGGTAGCTTGCTGAATAACTACTTAACTGATTGA
- a CDS encoding condensation domain-containing protein, which produces MNTNPNRAGEITKPTESLSYVLTPFQSLMWLEGEIHPGVPVTNMVTRLDIDTEVDVPAFQTAFLSLSKHYDAMRAVVSKARGAPVLQISSQLDHSLAFHDFSSVDDPEGAYSSWSQEVLNKTFSYNQRLYDAALVKLSDGRFIFFMSQHHLVTDGRSLTLWLEALDKHYSAIVNGNEASEEKVPCSFIDYLQNRHDYFSSDSAKESEAYWAERYSTPVEAVSFYGRSCERKTALSKRLQVRLPAEVSCKILDLKPDVSPSFVFTTVLFAYLKRVTSNSDLCIGVPLLNRTEEYMESVGLFMEVCPNRIHVEEGDSFADLLRKVREEITSVKPHRSHTVTTRNAKYEVLLNYRLPADPQFDGKPVTLKRCSALNLLDRPQLGENDFHDWSRRDSLTVDITHIPSREEFTVSFDFNLGVWPDEVCRQRSADHFICLMEHFLDHRDHVIDEVDLLTPDENKLLFPEERSALLRGEKVPNVVELFDRQVAQHYTKPAIEYEDSVLTYGELSSRINALAAKLRSMGVMPGVLVAVCLHRSPAVVITLLAIIRAGGAYVPIDPDYPEKRIKTIVEDAKPAVFLTEKTLYKKVASYHQGEVFCVDSKEFQSPVEDSRGTDLIVGNLAYVIFTSGSTGRPKGVQVTNHGLGTFLLAMASKPGLIAEDRLLAVTTISFDTSVLELFLTACCWCDNQDRPS; this is translated from the coding sequence GTGAATACTAATCCTAACCGAGCCGGTGAAATAACAAAACCCACTGAGTCGTTAAGCTATGTGCTGACGCCATTTCAGTCACTAATGTGGTTGGAGGGGGAGATTCACCCAGGTGTGCCGGTCACGAATATGGTGACTCGGCTGGATATTGATACAGAGGTCGATGTCCCGGCGTTTCAAACGGCATTCTTATCTCTCTCTAAACATTACGATGCCATGCGAGCAGTAGTGTCAAAGGCGCGTGGTGCTCCGGTACTCCAGATCAGTTCCCAACTCGATCACAGTCTGGCATTCCATGATTTCTCCTCTGTTGATGATCCAGAGGGAGCTTACTCATCCTGGTCTCAGGAGGTGCTTAATAAGACCTTCTCATATAATCAACGTCTCTATGATGCTGCTTTGGTCAAGCTGAGTGATGGTCGCTTTATCTTCTTTATGAGTCAGCACCATCTGGTGACTGATGGTCGTTCATTGACTCTCTGGTTGGAAGCACTCGACAAGCACTATTCGGCTATCGTGAATGGGAATGAAGCTAGTGAAGAGAAGGTCCCTTGTTCATTCATTGACTACCTTCAAAACAGGCATGATTATTTTTCTTCCGATTCTGCAAAGGAAAGCGAGGCCTACTGGGCTGAACGGTACAGCACACCGGTTGAAGCGGTCAGTTTTTACGGTAGGAGTTGTGAGAGAAAAACCGCTTTATCCAAACGATTACAGGTCAGGCTGCCGGCTGAAGTCAGCTGCAAAATTCTCGATCTGAAACCAGACGTCTCTCCTTCCTTTGTCTTTACGACCGTTCTCTTTGCCTATCTGAAACGGGTTACCAGCAACAGTGATCTTTGTATTGGTGTGCCGCTACTCAATAGAACTGAGGAGTATATGGAAAGTGTCGGTCTTTTTATGGAGGTCTGCCCAAACCGGATCCATGTGGAGGAGGGAGACTCCTTTGCTGATTTGCTGAGAAAAGTTCGCGAAGAGATAACATCCGTCAAACCCCACCGTAGCCATACGGTGACGACACGCAATGCCAAGTATGAAGTACTGCTCAACTACAGGCTGCCTGCTGATCCGCAGTTTGATGGAAAACCAGTTACACTAAAACGCTGCTCGGCACTCAATCTGTTGGATCGGCCTCAGTTAGGTGAAAATGATTTCCATGATTGGTCTAGGCGCGACAGCCTTACTGTCGATATTACGCATATACCGAGCAGAGAAGAGTTCACAGTAAGTTTTGATTTTAATCTTGGTGTCTGGCCGGATGAGGTCTGCCGGCAGCGTTCAGCTGACCATTTCATCTGTCTAATGGAACATTTTCTTGATCACAGGGATCATGTAATAGACGAGGTAGACCTATTAACACCAGATGAAAATAAACTACTGTTTCCAGAAGAGAGGAGTGCGTTGCTACGAGGTGAGAAGGTACCCAATGTAGTGGAGCTGTTTGACCGGCAGGTTGCACAGCACTATACGAAGCCTGCTATAGAGTATGAAGATAGCGTACTGACATATGGTGAACTATCTTCCCGGATAAATGCTTTGGCAGCTAAACTCAGGTCGATGGGGGTCATGCCAGGTGTATTGGTTGCTGTATGCCTTCACCGTTCTCCAGCGGTGGTTATCACACTACTGGCAATTATTCGTGCCGGTGGGGCTTATGTGCCGATTGACCCGGATTATCCGGAAAAACGAATCAAGACCATTGTTGAAGATGCCAAACCAGCGGTATTTCTGACAGAGAAGACACTCTACAAAAAAGTTGCAAGTTACCATCAGGGGGAGGTTTTCTGTGTTGATAGCAAAGAGTTCCAATCACCTGTTGAAGATTCCCGTGGCACAGATTTGATTGTCGGCAATCTTGCCTATGTGATTTTTACATCAGGATCAACCGGCAGACCAAAAGGTGTTCAGGTAACAAATCATGGCCTTGGGACTTTTCTACTGGCAATGGCAAGTAAACCCGGCCTTATCGCTGAGGATAGATTGCTCGCGGTAACAACGATCTCTTTCGATACTTCAGTGCTCGAGCTTTTTCTTACCGCTTGTTGTTGGTGCGACAATCAAGATCGTCCCTCATGA
- a CDS encoding bile acid:sodium symporter: MAFAFAWLSPEPGALLKEQGLIPWMVVTIFLVNGYQTRLHQLAGQSRLIKTLLIAIVINLILSPLIGFSVASLINLSAGATLGLILVASVPTTLSSAIVLTRIAGGDAVKALMLTILLNLIGVFSLPFTLQLLLEGGGIIELSPWPLLQKLMLIVLLPFFIGMVVRELTNFSSKNILLSYLPSLCVLGTVWMSMSASTETLKTISLQEIGLILLASAVIHTALLLLGWLSRLIHPSERTEWLALLFTASQKTLPLAIAALTALDRSTGPALVACILFHFVQLFQDSLLASKLRKG; the protein is encoded by the coding sequence ATCGCCTTTGCCTTCGCCTGGCTATCACCTGAGCCGGGGGCACTACTCAAGGAGCAGGGCCTGATCCCCTGGATGGTGGTCACCATATTCCTGGTCAACGGTTACCAGACCCGACTGCATCAGTTGGCTGGGCAGTCGCGTCTTATCAAGACGCTGCTTATCGCAATCGTGATCAATCTCATCCTCAGCCCCCTTATCGGATTCAGCGTTGCCTCACTTATCAACCTCTCCGCCGGCGCCACCCTGGGGTTGATCCTGGTCGCATCCGTACCCACTACGCTCTCATCCGCTATCGTACTGACCAGAATCGCCGGTGGTGATGCGGTGAAAGCGTTGATGCTGACAATCCTGCTCAACTTGATAGGGGTCTTTTCCCTCCCCTTTACCCTGCAACTTCTGCTGGAAGGTGGTGGCATTATCGAACTCTCCCCCTGGCCCCTGCTGCAGAAGTTGATGCTGATCGTACTTCTGCCGTTTTTCATCGGCATGGTGGTAAGAGAGCTGACCAACTTTTCATCCAAAAACATACTCCTGAGTTATCTCCCCTCCCTCTGTGTACTGGGTACTGTATGGATGTCGATGTCAGCTTCTACGGAGACGTTGAAAACAATCAGCTTGCAGGAGATTGGGTTGATCTTATTGGCATCGGCAGTGATTCACACCGCACTGCTGTTGCTCGGATGGCTTTCACGGCTGATTCACCCTTCAGAACGTACAGAGTGGCTGGCACTGCTGTTCACCGCATCCCAGAAGACCCTGCCATTGGCGATAGCGGCCCTCACCGCACTGGATCGATCCACAGGCCCTGCACTGGTGGCCTGTATCCTGTTCCATTTTGTACAGCTATTTCAAGACTCGCTGTTGGCTTCGAAGCTCAGGAAGGGGTGA
- a CDS encoding arylesterase produces MKRLLLILLLLSGICRAESPVILVLGDSLSAAHGIAQSTGWVNLLQLRLQEEGYPHRVANASISGETTVGGLNRLPALLVQHQPQIMIVALGGNDGLRGLSFGRMRDNLLQIVQLGQKRNSRVLLLGIMLPPNYGKAFNDKFLAVFPEIVGQTDISLVPFFLQGVADRPEWMQMDGLHPNRFGQPRVLENVWEELEPLLKVGTAESTM; encoded by the coding sequence ATGAAGAGACTGCTCCTAATATTGCTATTGCTGTCCGGTATCTGCCGTGCCGAGTCACCGGTGATTCTTGTGCTGGGTGATAGTCTGAGTGCCGCCCATGGTATCGCCCAGAGCACCGGCTGGGTAAACTTGTTGCAACTGCGACTGCAGGAGGAAGGTTATCCTCACCGGGTGGCCAATGCCAGTATTTCAGGTGAGACCACGGTGGGGGGGTTGAACAGACTCCCGGCGCTACTGGTACAGCACCAGCCGCAGATAATGATTGTTGCTCTTGGCGGTAATGACGGCCTGCGCGGGCTCAGCTTCGGCCGGATGCGGGATAACCTGTTGCAGATAGTCCAGTTGGGTCAGAAACGCAATAGCCGGGTGCTGCTGCTTGGCATCATGCTTCCCCCCAATTATGGCAAGGCGTTTAACGATAAGTTCTTGGCAGTCTTCCCAGAGATTGTCGGGCAGACAGATATCTCTCTGGTACCCTTTTTCCTCCAGGGGGTCGCTGACAGGCCGGAGTGGATGCAGATGGACGGCCTTCACCCCAACCGCTTTGGTCAGCCAAGGGTGTTGGAGAATGTCTGGGAGGAATTGGAACCACTACTGAAAGTGGGCACTGCTGAATCGACCATGTAA
- a CDS encoding ATP-binding cassette domain-containing protein, which translates to MTNDSTTSLVSANRLGKVVDAPGGRLTLLEEITLQLAAGEITAIVGSSGSGKSTLLGLLAGLDEATSGDINLFGQSLQGLNEDARAELRAGRVGFVFQSFQLLPGMTALENVMLPLELSGHSDPAAVAADSLGHVGLEQRLHHYPGQLSGGEQQRVAIARAFAASPKLLFADEPTGSLDKATGSRVIELLFSMREQTGAALLLVTHDEQLASRCDRRLRLEGGRLEDGE; encoded by the coding sequence ATGACCAACGATTCTACCACCTCTCTGGTGAGTGCCAACCGCCTCGGCAAAGTGGTGGATGCCCCCGGCGGCAGACTGACCCTCCTTGAAGAGATCACCTTGCAACTTGCAGCGGGTGAAATTACCGCCATTGTCGGCTCATCGGGCTCGGGTAAATCGACACTGCTTGGGCTGTTGGCCGGTCTGGATGAGGCGACCAGCGGAGATATCAATCTTTTTGGTCAGTCACTCCAGGGGCTGAATGAGGACGCCCGCGCCGAGCTGCGCGCCGGACGGGTCGGTTTCGTTTTTCAGTCATTCCAGCTGTTGCCCGGTATGACCGCTCTGGAGAATGTGATGCTGCCACTGGAGCTGTCAGGGCATTCGGACCCGGCAGCTGTCGCCGCCGACTCACTGGGGCATGTGGGACTGGAACAGCGACTCCACCACTATCCGGGACAACTCTCCGGTGGTGAACAGCAGCGGGTGGCCATCGCCCGCGCCTTTGCCGCCTCGCCAAAGCTGCTGTTTGCCGACGAACCCACCGGCAGTCTGGACAAGGCCACCGGCAGCAGAGTGATCGAACTGTTGTTCTCCATGCGGGAACAGACCGGTGCCGCACTGCTACTGGTAACCCATGACGAACAGCTGGCTTCACGCTGCGACCGTCGGCTTCGGCTTGAGGGCGGCAGGCTGGAGGATGGGGAGTGA
- a CDS encoding FtsX-like permease family protein — translation MKTLSLALRFLRRDWHSGELRLLSLALMVAVAAVTAVSFFTDRVERAMALQAGEILAADLVLSSSNPIPSQFPAKAAVLRLESARTLRFPSVVLHGDSTQLVEVKAVDADYPLRGELRFRANPGAPEQTTKETPTSGEIWAEARLLATLDLSPQDEISLGEKKFRVSRVLSRDSGEGSGFLRLGPKVLISLGDIPSTGLVTPASQVRHQLLIAGSKSGVDEFLVWSKARLPKGARLEHMSSARPELRSALDRAGRFLGLAALAAVLVAGAAVALSTRRFVERQSDTSAIMRCLGASSRMIFQVLIFRLMMLATLASLLGSLIGYLAQFFLAALLQNEFGSGLPAPGLQPVMIGLGTGLVTLIGFTLPPAVRLAAVPPLRVLRRELGAPPPAAWVVALFSVGAISLLMFQQAGDPALAIRVLLGTLLTTGLLLLVAWGLVRLLAPLRKRGGTLWRYGLAGLARNPGMTAMQLTGFGLGILAMLLLAIVRLDLLAAWQRTIPADAPNQFLVNIQPDEVESLNRFLTDRGIPEQNIYPMLRARLTHINNHQVSVDDYQDDRAQRLTTREFNLSHAEQMQSDNRIVAGEWWEQNDQQKALFSVELDLAHTLGIEMYDLLTFNLAGSEIRGEVTSLRTVKWDSFKPNFFVIGTPGLLKKFPSNYITSFHLPPGREKLLAELVTQFPAVTIIDVTSLMQQIREIISRGSLAVQYVFFFTLGAGLLMLYAGIQANREHRRQESAILRTLGMKRRGLLMAAWVEFSTLGLLAGTLASGCASLTGWLLAGEVFGFPFHLNPWVWIVGVLGSAIAIGTAGVLASYPLTIQPPLRTLQN, via the coding sequence GTGAAGACACTCTCACTGGCACTGCGATTTCTCCGTCGGGACTGGCATAGCGGTGAACTCCGTCTGCTGTCGCTGGCGCTGATGGTGGCCGTAGCGGCAGTCACCGCCGTGAGCTTCTTTACCGATCGGGTAGAGCGGGCGATGGCGCTTCAGGCAGGTGAGATACTGGCTGCCGACTTGGTGCTCTCCAGCAGCAATCCCATTCCGTCACAGTTTCCAGCCAAGGCGGCAGTGCTGAGGCTGGAGAGCGCACGGACGCTCCGCTTTCCCAGTGTCGTACTCCATGGAGATTCCACACAACTGGTGGAGGTAAAAGCGGTGGATGCTGATTATCCGCTGCGTGGTGAACTGCGTTTTCGCGCAAACCCAGGCGCACCGGAGCAGACAACCAAAGAGACACCCACATCAGGAGAGATATGGGCAGAAGCCCGCCTCCTGGCCACCCTTGACCTCTCCCCCCAGGATGAGATCTCACTGGGTGAAAAAAAATTCAGGGTCAGCCGAGTGCTCAGCAGGGATAGCGGAGAGGGCAGCGGATTTCTACGCCTCGGACCAAAGGTGCTGATCTCCCTCGGGGATATCCCGTCAACCGGGCTGGTCACCCCCGCAAGTCAGGTGCGTCACCAGCTACTTATTGCCGGATCAAAAAGCGGGGTCGATGAATTCCTTGTCTGGAGCAAAGCTCGACTTCCCAAAGGGGCAAGGCTCGAACACATGAGCAGTGCACGCCCGGAGCTGCGCAGCGCCCTGGATCGAGCGGGCCGTTTTCTCGGACTGGCTGCACTGGCGGCGGTGCTGGTCGCCGGTGCGGCGGTGGCCCTCTCCACCCGACGTTTTGTTGAGCGCCAGTCCGATACCAGTGCCATCATGCGCTGTCTCGGCGCAAGCAGCCGAATGATTTTTCAAGTGCTTATATTTAGGCTGATGATGCTGGCCACTCTCGCCAGCCTGCTCGGCTCACTAATCGGTTACCTCGCGCAGTTTTTTTTGGCAGCCCTACTACAAAACGAATTCGGCAGCGGCCTCCCCGCACCTGGCCTCCAACCTGTGATGATCGGCCTGGGAACCGGTCTGGTCACACTTATCGGCTTCACCCTGCCGCCTGCGGTACGCCTGGCTGCGGTGCCACCATTACGGGTGCTGCGACGTGAGCTGGGCGCACCACCGCCCGCCGCCTGGGTGGTGGCCCTGTTTAGTGTCGGCGCCATCTCTCTGTTGATGTTTCAGCAAGCCGGTGATCCTGCCCTCGCCATTCGGGTGCTGCTGGGTACGCTTCTTACGACCGGCCTGCTACTGTTGGTTGCATGGGGACTGGTGCGTCTGCTTGCCCCACTGCGAAAACGTGGCGGCACACTCTGGCGTTACGGTCTCGCCGGGCTGGCGAGAAATCCGGGAATGACGGCCATGCAACTCACCGGTTTTGGCTTGGGTATCCTCGCCATGCTGCTGCTGGCCATTGTCCGCCTCGATCTACTCGCCGCTTGGCAGCGCACCATCCCGGCAGACGCACCAAACCAGTTTCTGGTCAACATACAACCCGACGAGGTGGAGTCACTCAACCGTTTCCTCACCGACAGGGGTATCCCAGAGCAGAACATCTACCCCATGCTGCGCGCCCGGCTAACCCACATCAACAACCACCAAGTATCAGTAGACGATTACCAGGATGATCGTGCTCAGCGACTCACCACCCGCGAATTCAACCTCTCCCACGCAGAGCAGATGCAGTCGGATAACCGCATCGTTGCCGGTGAGTGGTGGGAACAGAATGATCAGCAAAAGGCACTCTTCTCGGTAGAGCTCGATCTGGCCCATACCCTGGGTATCGAAATGTATGACCTGCTCACCTTCAATCTGGCAGGCTCTGAAATTCGTGGTGAGGTCACCAGCCTGAGAACGGTAAAGTGGGACTCGTTCAAACCCAACTTCTTCGTTATCGGCACCCCCGGTCTACTGAAAAAGTTTCCAAGCAACTACATCACCAGTTTCCACCTGCCACCTGGGCGTGAAAAGCTGCTCGCCGAACTGGTAACTCAATTTCCAGCCGTCACTATCATTGATGTCACCAGCCTGATGCAGCAGATCAGAGAGATCATCAGCCGTGGTTCTCTGGCGGTTCAATATGTATTCTTCTTTACCCTCGGTGCAGGCCTACTGATGCTCTATGCCGGAATTCAGGCAAACCGTGAGCACCGTCGGCAGGAGTCTGCCATCCTGCGCACACTCGGCATGAAACGGAGAGGACTATTGATGGCAGCCTGGGTAGAGTTCTCCACTCTCGGCCTGCTGGCCGGTACACTTGCCAGCGGTTGCGCCAGCCTCACCGGTTGGCTGCTCGCCGGCGAGGTGTTTGGTTTTCCCTTCCACCTCAACCCCTGGGTGTGGATTGTTGGTGTCCTGGGTAGTGCCATAGCCATCGGTACAGCCGGAGTGCTCGCCAGCTACCCCCTCACCATCCAACCGCCGCTACGTACCCTGCAGAACTGA